Below is a window of Bacillota bacterium DNA.
GAGCCCGGCGACAAGGTTGTATCCGTGGCTCAAGTGGTCGGCAAGAACGGGGGCTGACGGGGCGGTGTCTCGCCCGTACGAGGTCCTGGAACATACAGCAGACGTCGGTGTCCGTGCCCGCGGTCGGACGCTCGAGGAAACCTTCGTCAACATGGCCGCGGGGTTGATGTCGCTCGTGGTTCCCGACCCCGAGTCTATCCGGGCGACGGAAGAAAGGCGCATTGAGGCTCGCGCCCCGGATCTCGAGGGCCTCCTCGTGGCATGGCTCTCGGAGTTCGTCTACCTGATAGACGCCGAGAGATTCTTGGTGGCGACGATCGAGGACGTATTCGTGGCCAGCTGCGAGCCCGAAGCCGGGCCCGGGTCGAAGAGGGGCCGGCCGGCCAGCCGGGGGCCAGCCTCGTGGACGGCTGGGGCGGTGGTGCGCGGCGAGAACATTGACGTCGCGCGACATCAGCTCGACACGGAGATAAAGGGCGTCAGCTACCACATGGTCAAGGTTGAGCGAGAAAGAGCGAGCGAGACAGATTCTGCGGGCGGCGCCGGCTGGGTCGCTCAGGCCATCTTCGACATCTAGGATCGACGTCTAGGACGCCCGGCACAGCAAGATCAGGATCAGGCGGGGCTCACCTGGACGATTGCCGTGTACCGATGGGTGTCGTCGTGGGCATGGTGGGTCATCTCGGGAACACTCGGGAACAAAGGAGGTGCGTCGCGGTGTCCAACGGATGGAGTGGCCCTCTCGAGCGCGTGGACGAGTTTCGCTGGCGCATCCCCGTTAACTACAAGGCGGGCATGAGGGTGCCAGGCCTCATCTACGCAGACGAGAGACACGTGGCGAGCATCAGGGAGGACCAAGCACCCGAGCAGGTGGCGAACGCAGCGTTCCTTCCCGGCATCGTGGGAATGTCCCTTGCAATGCCCGACATCCACTGGGGGTACGGCTTCGCCATAGGGGGCGTTGGCGCGACCCTGGCGGATGCGGGCGTCATATCCCCCGGAGGCGTGGGCTTCGACATCAATTGCGGAGTGAGGATGCTTCGCACCAATCTCTTTGAGGGTGACGTGCGGCCGCGCCTCGAGCAGTTGGTCAACCAGCTCTTCCGCGACATACCCTCTGGCGTAGGCTCGACCGGCATCATCAAGCTGGGTAAGGATGACACTGCGGAGGTTTTGGAGAAGGGCGCGCTCTGGGCGGTGGAAAAGGGATACGGCTGGCCAAGGGACCTCGACCACACCGAGGAGCGGGGCGCAATGAAAGGCGCCAGGGCTGGCAAGGTAAGCGACAAGGCTGTGAAACGAGGTATGCCGCAGCTCGGCACGCTGGGCTCGGGCAACCACTTCCTCGAGGTCCAGGTGGTGGAGGAAGTGTTCGACGCGGGTCTCGCTGAGAGGTTCAAGCTTGCTCCCGGACAAATCGTCGTGATGATCCACTCAGGGTCGAGAGGTCTAGGCCATCAGGTGTGCACGGATTACCTCGCAGTGATGGAGCAGGCGATCGCGAAGTACGGCATCAGGATTCCCGACAGACAGCTCGCTTGCGCTCCGCTGGACTCCCCCGAGGGGCAGGACTACTTCGCGGCCATGGCGTGCGCCGCGAACTATGCGTGGGCGAACCGCCAGTGCATCATGCACTGGACGCGTCAGTCCTTTGCCAAGGTGTTCGGGCGGCCGCCCGAGGACCTCGGAATGGAACTCATCTACGACGTGGCGCACAACATTGCGAAAATCGAGGACCACGTGGTGGAAGGCAAGAAGCGAAGGGTATGCGTGCACCGCAAAGGCGCGACGCGCGCGTTTCCGGCGGGCCATCCCGACGTGCCGACCGACTATCGCGACATTGGACAGCCTGTGCTCGTCCCGGGAGACATGGGACGCAACTCATACCTTCTGGTAGGCACGGAAAGGGCGATGGAAGAGACCTTCGGCTCGACCTGTCACGGAGCCGGCCGCGTCATGAGCAGGGCGGCCGCCAAGAAGACCGTGAGCGGAGCGGTGCTCCAAGCGGAGCTGAGAGAGCGAGGTATCATCGCCAAAGCCGCCAGCAAGGCCTCGCTGGCCGAGGAGACTCCGGAGGCGTACAAGGACGTCAACGAGGTCGTGCGCGTGTGTCATGGGGCGGGGATATCACGTAAGGTCGCTAGAATGAGACCGATCGGGGTAATCAAAGGCTAGCGTCCCTAGGTGCATTCCACATTTCATCGAGGGGAGACGGCGTCGGCGTCCCCGGTGGCTTGATTCGATGGGCGCCGGCGCCTCTCGCTCGTGTCTATCCTGAAGTCGTGCCCCGGGTCGGGGCCATCTGGAACCTGCGTGCGATAGCCTTGAGCTCTGTCACGTCTGCCTTCGCGTCCGCTTCCTTCTTGGCGCCGATGTCCCCCCTGAGCTCATCTAAGCGAGCGTCAAAGGTCGTGATGTCCTTCGTCGTGTTCGTGCTCGTCACACGCGGGCGAAGCGACTCCCAGGTGGAACGCAGCGTCGTGAATTCCGAGCTTGCGGCCGACCAATCCTTGCGCTGAACGGCATCCTCAACCCTGCCTAGAGCGCGCTCCAGGTCCTCCACGCCGGCAGTCGGAGCTGTCGGAGCAGGACGAGTCGGAGACGGCGCGGGCACCGTCGGAGCAGGGCGCGTGGGAGCGGGGCGCGTAGGCGCCGGAACCCTTGCAAACCTTAGTCCCGCGAACACCGCGATGAGCACCACGAGCGCACCGATTATCCAGGCGCTCGTGTTCACGCGGCCGCGCATCTCGCCGCCGCCACCACCTTGCCGGCCCTGGCGCTCACCGGCTCCGACGTCTCCGGAAGGGCCCTGTCCGCCCTCCATGCCACCGCCTCGATTTCCGTCTCTATCATCCTGAGACAAACGGTCGTCCATGAGATCACCTCCTCGGCCCATATTATCTGCCACCGGTCACGCGATAATGCGCTTTGACGAGCTATAGGCCCGCAACCCGGCGCGCCGTTGGCGCGCGGGGCCGCGGATCCAGGCGGGGGTCCGGGGAGGTTTACATAATGTGACACTCGTGGTATCATGACTGGGCTCAAGATCGAGTGGGAGGAGAGACCCAGTTATGTTCTTCGGAACCGGAACAACGGAACGCGAAGCGCGCGCGGCGCTCTGGTGGCGCGCGGCACCCGCAGTGCTGCTCTGTGCTGCCTTGCTCTCGCTTGCTGGGTTCTGCGTTGTGCCCGCGAAGTTTGCGTCCTACGGGCCGGTATCCGGATCCGCGGATCTCGCGCTCACGCAAAGCCCGGCGAACGATCCCGACATCGGGCGAGGCGGCGGGTTCGTCGACTGGCTCAGACGCGATGTCGAGTACCTCAAGAGCCTCGGCTCGGGTGGCGGCTCGCTCGTCGGAAGCGACGCCCCGAGGGATCGCGCGAGCCTCACGAGGGAGCTATCGCGCGACATCGAGCGACTTCGCCAGGAGATCGCTCGTCTTGATGGAACTCCCTCTTATGTCGAT
It encodes the following:
- a CDS encoding archease, which translates into the protein MSRPYEVLEHTADVGVRARGRTLEETFVNMAAGLMSLVVPDPESIRATEERRIEARAPDLEGLLVAWLSEFVYLIDAERFLVATIEDVFVASCEPEAGPGSKRGRPASRGPASWTAGAVVRGENIDVARHQLDTEIKGVSYHMVKVERERASETDSAGGAGWVAQAIFDI
- a CDS encoding RtcB family protein — translated: MRVPGLIYADERHVASIREDQAPEQVANAAFLPGIVGMSLAMPDIHWGYGFAIGGVGATLADAGVISPGGVGFDINCGVRMLRTNLFEGDVRPRLEQLVNQLFRDIPSGVGSTGIIKLGKDDTAEVLEKGALWAVEKGYGWPRDLDHTEERGAMKGARAGKVSDKAVKRGMPQLGTLGSGNHFLEVQVVEEVFDAGLAERFKLAPGQIVVMIHSGSRGLGHQVCTDYLAVMEQAIAKYGIRIPDRQLACAPLDSPEGQDYFAAMACAANYAWANRQCIMHWTRQSFAKVFGRPPEDLGMELIYDVAHNIAKIEDHVVEGKKRRVCVHRKGATRAFPAGHPDVPTDYRDIGQPVLVPGDMGRNSYLLVGTERAMEETFGSTCHGAGRVMSRAAAKKTVSGAVLQAELRERGIIAKAASKASLAEETPEAYKDVNEVVRVCHGAGISRKVARMRPIGVIKG